The stretch of DNA ATTTTCATGTTCGAATTATAGTATGTAAATATATATCTTTTTCACTAATTATTGCTCCTTCTAGGATAGGTGAATATGTCTTTTTTTTAACAAATTTCCTCAATAAAGTTTGTTTCATTACTATAATACATTAAATTTGCAGAAGACAAACTGATATTAGCTATTAATGACCTTATATAGAACTTGATTTTCTCTTATAAAAAAACAAAAAATATGTTTTGTATTTTGTCTTTTTTGCAATATTAGTTGCTTTATGTGGGCTTTTTTATACTCATTATATACTTGCAGCATTATTCTTTAATATAAAATTAACGTATGATGTTTGTTTCGAAAAAAAGCCGAGAGATTGAAAAAAGAGCTGTAAAGCTTTAATATATAATTATGTGTTGCCGGACGTTAGTGTAAGAATAAGAGAATATTTCTCTGTTTTTACTAAACTGTTATTTTATAAAATATTTTTCAAAAGTTGTATCTTTTAAACATTATGACTTCTATAGTTGTTTTTAGGGTATGCGTTTGTTTATATTTTATTTTGTAGAGGTAGAACATAAACACCGAAGAAATGGGATTATTTGATTTTCTGCGAAAAAAGAAAGAAATAGCACAAATAACGGATAATGATCGACAGCAATTTACTGATGACATGTCTGCAAATGCAAACCTATTAGTCAAACAGTTTAAAGATGATGCTAAGCTTGATTTTACTATCGAAAGTTTGCGTGAAGTTGACCTTATAATAAAGGATAGCATTGTGTTTTATAAAAAGGCTGACTCAGAGACTAAAAGGAAGATGATAATAAAAATTGGAGCCTACGTATTTGAAGTGGCAAGAAAAACATTTGGAGGACAATACTATTGGTATAATCGTTTAGATCAACCTATATTAGTTACAGGTCAACCCGAATTTGAGATGTCATTCTTAGCGTATGAAAAAGTCAGGGGATGTTTCGAAAACGGAAAACAGAATGAAATTTCACCTGTTTTTGAAGATTATGCAGTAGGGATAGCAAATAAATCTACCCTGATGATTGTATAGAAAGTCCGATTCCTTAAAATTTAACTATTAACCCACATTTTATAATAACTCATGAAAAGATATTCACCATATATAAAAAAGTATATCAGGGAGATAACTGAAGCCGGATATACTGTCAACGATAGTGGGAGTCATATATCAAAATGCATTGGTTGCTACGAAATATTAATTACAGATCTCACTGTTAAAAGCTTATTTACAAAGATAAAAAAGGTTCTTGTTTGGATAAAGAACAAGGAAACAAGAGTCATAGAGATAGAGAAGCTATATAAGCATGAGCTTCTGCCACTTCCTTTTCATAAAATAGATAGTTTTGTTCAAAATGCGATCGCTGACCTTGGTGTAGAGGATACAGATGTTCGCACAGTGAAAGAACAGAAGGTGGTTCGTGATTTGGATTTGAATATTCCTATCCCTAAGATTAATGTCAGGGAAATTCCTGTTCGAGATATAAGAGTCTGAGTATAATTTATAAAACATCCTAATTTAGGATGTTTTTTTTATTTGTAAGGACTTTATATTTCCTTCTATATATTCTAATCAATATTCTCTCTTTATACTTAAATTTACACTCGAAAAATAATAAAGAAATAAAATGAAGTATAGTTTCGCGAATGATTACTCTGAAGGATGCCACCCTTCTGTGTTAAATGCTCTTGTAGAAAGCAATCTCGTACAACAATCCGGGTATGGAGATGATGAATATACGCAGCGTGCAACTAAGATGATTGCAGAATTAACACACAAACCGAATGTCGGAGTACATTTGATAGCTGGCGGAACTTTGGCAAATTTAGTCGTTTTATCTTCTATTCTGCGCCCTTTTGAGTCTGTTGTGGCTCCTACAACCGGGCATATTTATGTAAATGAAACTGGAGCAATAGAGGCAACCGGACATAAAGTAGAAGCTGCATCAACTGTCGATGGAAAGTTGCGTCCACAGGATATTAAACCCTTCTTGAATAAGCTTCGCGGACATCATGTTGTTCGTACAAGAGCTGTTTATATCTCTAATTCTACCGAATTGGGAACTATATATACAAAGCAAGAATTATCTGATCTTTATTCTTTCTGCAAAGAAAATGATTTGATTTTGTTTATGGATGGCGCTCGTTTGCCTATGGCTTTGGCTGCTGAATCTAACGATATGACTTTAGCTGATATTGCAGCTTTCACTGATGTATTTTATATTGGTGGTACAAAATGTGGAGCTCTGTTAGGAGAGGCAGTTGTTATAACAAACCCTGAGTTGGACAAAGATTTCAAATATCACCTTAAGCAGCGAGGTGCTCTTACTGCAAAGGGTAGGGTGATGGGTGTGCAATTTGATCAACTACTCCAAGGTAACCTGATCTTTGATTTAGCAGCCCACGCAAATAAAATGGCTGCGAAAATGGCTACTGCATTCAAGGCTTTAGACTATACTATGCTGATAGACTCTGATACCAACCAAATATTCCCAATCTTAACGAATGAAATGATAAGTCGTCTGCAAAAAGACTATTCTTTTCTTACATGGAGTGTTGTTGATGATAATCATTCTGCAATGAGATTTATTACTTCCTGGGCTACTCCTGAGTTTATTGTAGATGAGTTTATCGAAGATCTGAAGAAGTTATAAACAACAATTTCTAATACTTAAATTCATACCGGTACGTTGAAGTGTTTCCGCACTTATCCGTTGCTGTGAATACTAATTTTTGCATTTGTCCCTTTTTCAGTCGCGAAGAATCGAATTTATAAGAATAGATCGGAGATTTTACATCGTTTTCGAACAATACGAATGCGCCGTTGATTGTGCCTTTGTATGAAGCTATACCGCTGAGATTGTCCGATAATTTGATTCTTATTGTAGCATGTCTTGCCCATCTTTCGGGTTGAATGGGTGTGATTGTCGGAGCTTTGGTGTCGGCGTTAATGGTGTATGTGTTTCCAAGTTCTCTTATTCGTCCAATGATTTTTCCTTCTTTATATGTTCCTCCTATCCAGACTTCATTATTCCCCTTGAGGCGTACAATGCCATATTGTGATTTATTGGATAAGGTGTCTTTCTTTAATTTTATTGTAATGTTGCAATAATCTTGCAAGGGAACATGTGTGTCATTTACTTTGTGTAAGTCAGCAAGATGTTTCGCTGATGGAATTTTTTTTAGCATAAAACACAGGTCATCATAGAGGTATTCTTTAGGAATGGTGATGCTGAATGATTCTGTTGAATAGTTATTATCCTGGTTCCATACCATTCGTTGTGTGCAAGTTCTCTTCTGAGGGATCGTTTGCTCCCTCCCTTTTACGCTGAACGAATAGTTTGTTTGATTCCCATACATATCTTCAAGTTCGTAGCGAAGATTGTATACTCGCTCTTCTTTTATATCAATATGCCCATTATTTACCGATTTATAAAAAGGGAGTTTATTGCCCGGTTCAATGTAAGATTTTTGATAGAAAATTCTCCTTCGGCTCCAATAATCGAAGTCTGTCATACTATTAATCATCCGGGTTTGCTTAAAATCGACATGAGATAAATTAGAAGAAAATATTTCTTTGTCGTCACAAAACAGTCTAACTTTTTTTACGCCATATATATTTGGAGTACCATCCATTCTGTCATTCGCATAAACTCCAAATCCAATTTTCCCCCATACTTCTGCTGTGTCTTTTAATGTGGCGTAAGCTCCATTCTTTAGCATAGAAATATTTCTGTGGTAAGGATGACGGCTAAAATCTACTGCACCTTTTTCATTTATAGGATATATAGCTATTCCTTTTATTTTAGGCGCTTGTGTGTCTGTTATAGCATCTTTGTAATACTCCAAAGGGTCGATAGCTATTTGATTCGCAGTGTTTCTTATTTCAAAGTGTACGTGTGGTCCTCCTGACGATCCTGTATTTCCGCTATAGGCAACAAGCTCACCTTTTTTTACCGGTATTTCTTCTTTTCCTAATGTGATGTCTATGTGGAAGCTTTCACGCTCATATTGTTTGTCTTTTATGTATTTTGATATCTTGGGTGCAAACTTATTGAGGTGTCCATATACGCTTGTTTGTCCGGTGGAAGGATAGTCTATATAGAGTGCAAGTCCATAGCCCGATGCCGAAATAGAAATACGGGATACATATCCGTCCTCCATAGCATACACAGGTTTGTTTACGACTCTTTCTGTTTTTAGATCAATACCGGAATGAAAATGGTTTGGTCTGAGTTCTCCGAAGTTAGCACTGAGAATTAGCGGTATATCAAGTGGAGACCTGTAGGTGTTTTGCGCTACAGAGCTAAATGCATATATAAGGGATAAAAATATTAAAATTTTCTTCATGTGTTTTGTATAAATTCATTACA from Dysgonomonas mossii encodes:
- a CDS encoding M23 family metallopeptidase; translation: MKKILIFLSLIYAFSSVAQNTYRSPLDIPLILSANFGELRPNHFHSGIDLKTERVVNKPVYAMEDGYVSRISISASGYGLALYIDYPSTGQTSVYGHLNKFAPKISKYIKDKQYERESFHIDITLGKEEIPVKKGELVAYSGNTGSSGGPHVHFEIRNTANQIAIDPLEYYKDAITDTQAPKIKGIAIYPINEKGAVDFSRHPYHRNISMLKNGAYATLKDTAEVWGKIGFGVYANDRMDGTPNIYGVKKVRLFCDDKEIFSSNLSHVDFKQTRMINSMTDFDYWSRRRIFYQKSYIEPGNKLPFYKSVNNGHIDIKEERVYNLRYELEDMYGNQTNYSFSVKGREQTIPQKRTCTQRMVWNQDNNYSTESFSITIPKEYLYDDLCFMLKKIPSAKHLADLHKVNDTHVPLQDYCNITIKLKKDTLSNKSQYGIVRLKGNNEVWIGGTYKEGKIIGRIRELGNTYTINADTKAPTITPIQPERWARHATIRIKLSDNLSGIASYKGTINGAFVLFENDVKSPIYSYKFDSSRLKKGQMQKLVFTATDKCGNTSTYRYEFKY
- a CDS encoding threonine aldolase family protein — its product is MKYSFANDYSEGCHPSVLNALVESNLVQQSGYGDDEYTQRATKMIAELTHKPNVGVHLIAGGTLANLVVLSSILRPFESVVAPTTGHIYVNETGAIEATGHKVEAASTVDGKLRPQDIKPFLNKLRGHHVVRTRAVYISNSTELGTIYTKQELSDLYSFCKENDLILFMDGARLPMALAAESNDMTLADIAAFTDVFYIGGTKCGALLGEAVVITNPELDKDFKYHLKQRGALTAKGRVMGVQFDQLLQGNLIFDLAAHANKMAAKMATAFKALDYTMLIDSDTNQIFPILTNEMISRLQKDYSFLTWSVVDDNHSAMRFITSWATPEFIVDEFIEDLKKL